The sequence GTGGCCAGCGAGGTCGGGGCCAAGGGTCTGCTCGGCGGTCAGGCGCAGGTGCCGGGGGCCGCGGGTACGTGGAAGGACCTCACCGACTCGGTGAACACGGTCTTCCGTAACCTCACCACCCAGGTGCGGGACATCGCGCAGGTGACGACGGCGGTGGCCAACGGTGACCTGTCGCAGAAGGTCACGGTCGACGTGGCCGGCGAGATGCTGGAGCTGAAGAACACCGTCAACACGATGGTGGACCAGCTGTCCTCGTTCGGTGCTGAAGTGACGCGTGTGGCCCGTGAGGTCGGCGTCGAGGGTGAACTGGGCGGCCAGGCGCAGGTGCCGGGGGCGGCCGGGACGTGGAAGGACCTCACGGACTCGGTGAACACCGCCTTCCGCAACCTCACCGGTCAGGTGCGCAACATCGCGCAGGTGACGACGGCGGTGGCCAACGGCGACCTGTCGCAGAAGGTCACGGTGGACGTCTCCGGCGAGATGCTCCAGTTGAAGAACACCGTGAACACGATGGTGGACCAGCTGTCCTCCTTCGCCGACCAGGTCACGCGGATGGCGCGGGACGTGGGTACGGAGGGCCGGCTCGGCGGCCAGGCCCGGGTCGAGGGGGTGTCCGGCACCTGGAAGGAGCTCACCGACTCCGTCAACTTCATGGCCGGGAACCTGACGTCGCAGGTGCGTCAGATCGCCCAGGTGACGACGGCGGTGGCCCGGGGCGACCTGTCCCAGAAGATCGACGTGGACGCCCGGGGCGAGATCCTGGAGCTGAAGAACACCATCAACACGATGGTCGACCAGCTCTCGGCCTTCGCCGAGCAGGTGACCCGGGTGGCCCGGGACGTGGGTACCGAGGGTCGCCTCGGCGGTCAGGCGCAGGTGCCCGGTGTGGCCGGCGTGTGGCGTGACCTGACGGACTCCGTGAACGGCATGGCCGGGAACCTGACCTCGCAGGTGCGCAACATCGCGCAGGTCGCGACGGCGGTGGCCCGCGGTGACCTCTCGCAGAAGATCGACGTGGACGCCCGGGGCGAGATCCTGGAGCTGAAGAACACCCTCAACACGATGGTCGACCAGCTCTCGAACTTCGCGGAGCAGGTGACCCGGGTGGCGCGCGAGGTGGGTACCGAGGGCATCCTCGGCGGCCAGGCGGAGGTGAAGGGGGTCTCCGGTACCTGGAAGGACCTCACCCAGTCCGTCAACTTCATGGCGAACAACCTGACGTCCCAGGTGCGCAACATCGCCGAGGTGACCACGGCCGTGGCCATGGGCGACCTCTCCAAGAAGATCACCGTCGACGCCAAGGGCGAGATCCTCGAACTGGTCACCACCGTCAACACGATGGTGGACCAGCTGTCGTCGTTCGCCGAGCAGGTGACGCGGGTGGCCCGTGAGGTGGGCTCCGAGGGCATCCTCGGCGGCCAGGCCCGGGTGCGCGGCGTGACGGGCATCTGGAAGGACCTGACCGACAACGTCAACCTGATGGCCAACAACCTGACCTCGCAGGTGCGCAACATCTCCCAGGTCTCGGCGGCGGTCGCCAACGGCGACCTGACGAAGAAGGTGACGGTCGAGGCGCGCGGCGAGGTCGCGCAGCTCGCCGACACCGTCAACACGATGGTGAAGACCCTCTCGTCCTTCGCGGACGAGGTGACCCGGGTGGCCCGCGAGGTGGGCACCGAGGGCCGCCTGGGCGGTCAGGCGCACGTCCCGGGCGTCTCGGGGACCTGGAAGGACCTCACCGACTCGGTGAACTTCATGGCCTCCAACCTGACCGGTCAGGTGCGCCAGATCGCCATGGTCACGACCGCCATCGCCAAGGGCGACATGACCAAGAAGATCGACATCGACGCCCGCGGCGAGATCCTGGAGCTCAAGACCACCATCAACACGATGGTCGACCAGCTGTCGTCCTTCGCCGACCAGGTGACCCGGGTGGCCCGCGAGGTGGGTACCGAGGGCATCCTGGGCGGCCAGGCGCGCGTCCGGGACGTCGACGGCACCTGGCGGGACCTGACCGAGTCCGTGAACGAGATGGCCGGGAACCTCACCCGGCAGGTGCGCGCGATCGCGGCCGTGGCCACCGCGGTGACCCGCGGCGACCTCAACCTGAAGATCGACGTGGACGCGGCGGGCGAGATCCAGGTCCTCCAGGACAACATCAACACGATGATCGCGAACCTGCGCGACACCACCTTGGCGAACAAGGAGCAGGACTGGCTCAAGGGCAACCTCGCCCGGATCTCCGCGCTGATGCAGGGCCGTCGGGAGCTCGACGACGTGGCCTCGCTGATCATGAGCGAGCTGACCCCGGTGGTCTCCGCGCAGCACGGTGCCTTCTTCCTGGCGCTGCCGGCCGGCGGTACCACCGAGATCGGGACGGAGGGGGGCGCGGACGGTTCGTACGAGCTGCGGATGCGCGGGAGTTACGCGTACGCGGGCGGTCAGATGCCCATCTCCTTCCGGCCGGGGGAGGGGCTGATCGGGGCGGTCGCCGAGGAGAAGCGGATGATCCTCGTCGAGAACACCCCGCCCGGCTACCTGAAGATCTCCTCGGGTCTCGGCGAGGCGCCGCCGGCGCACGTCATCGTGCTGCCGGTGCTCTTCGAGGGGAAGGTGCTCGGCGTCATCGAGCTGGCCTCCTTCACGCCCTTCACCCAGATCCAGAAGGACTTCCTCAGCCAGATCGCCGAGATGATCGGTACGAGCGTCAACACCATCAGCGTCAACTCCAAGACGGAGATGCTGCTGAAGCAGTCGCAGGAGATGACCGAGCAGCTGCGCGAGCGTTCCGACGAGCTGGAGAACCGGCAGAAGGCCCTGCAGGCCGCCAACGCGGAGCTGGAGGAGAAGGCCGAGCTGCTGGCCCAGCAGAACCGGGACATCGAGGTGAAGAACACCGAGATCGAGGAGGCCCGGCAGGTCCTGGAGGAGCGCGCCGAGCAGCTCGCGGTCTCGATGCGCTACAAGTCCGAGTTCCTGGCGAACATGTCGCACGAGCTGCGGACCCCGCTCAACTCGCTGCTGATCCTGGCCAAGCTGCTCGCCGACAACGCGGAGGGCAACCTCTCGCCGAAGCAGGTGGAGTTCGCCGAGACCATCCACGGCGCGGGTTCGGACCTGCTGCAGCTCATCAACGACATCCTCGACCTGTCGAAGGTCGAGGCCGGGAAGATGGACGTCTCGCCGACCCGGATCGCGCTGGTGCAGCTCGTGGACTACGTCGAGGCGACCTTCCGGCCGCTGACGGCGGAGAAGGGCCTGGACTTCTCGGTACGGGTCTCCCCGGAGCTGCCCGCCACGCTGCACACCGACGAGCAGCGGCTGCTGCAGGTGCTGCGCAACCTGCTGTCGAACGCGGTGAAGTTCACCGACACCGGGGCGGTGGAGCTGGTGATCCGGCCGGCCGGCGCCGATGTGCCCACCGCGATCCGGGAGCAGCTGCTGGAGGCCGGATCGCTGCGGGAGGCGGACGCGGACCTGATCGCCTTCTCGGTCACCGACACCGGGATCGGGATCGCCGCGAGCAAGATGCTGGTGATCTTCGAGGCGTTCAAGCAGGCGGACGGGACGACGAGCCGCAAGTACGGCGGCACCGGGCTGGGGCTGTCCATCAGCCGGGAGATCGCCCGGCTGCTGGGCGGTGAGATCCACGCGGCGAGCGAGCCCGGCCGCGGGTCCACCTTCACGCTGTACCTGCCGCTGCACCCCAGCGAGCTGCCGCCGCAGGGGTACGCGCCGCCGACGCCCGGCGGTGCCCGCGGCGAGCTGTACCGCAGGTCCCTGGACGGGGGCCGGCCCTCGTTGCCGGGAAGTCAGGCGGGTCCGGCGGCCGTGCCGTCGGTGCAGGCGCAGCCGGTGCGTCCGGCGCTGTCGGCGGCCGAGCCGGCCGGGCAGGGGCAGGGCGGCGGGGCCGCGCTGTTCCGGCGGCGGCGCAAGGCGGCGAGCGATCTGGAGCCGCGTACGGCGGTGCCGGGTCAGCCGAACGTCGTGGGGGCCGAGGACGGCTGGGGCAGCGCGGAGGACGAGCTCCCGGTGGTGCCCCGGACGTACGACTTCCACGGCGAGAGGGTGCTCATCGTCGACGACGACGTACGCAACGTCTTCGCGCTCACCAGCGTGCTGGAGCAGCACGGACTGGCCGTGCTGTACGCGGAGAACGGGCGGGAGGGCATCGAAGTCCTGGAGCAGCACGACGATGTGACGGTCGTGCTGATGGACATCATGATGCCCGAGATGGACGGGTACGCGACGACCTCGGCGATCCGGCGGATGCCGCAGTTCGCGGGGCTGCCGATCATCGCGCTGACGGCGAAGGCGATGAAGGGGGACCGGGAGAAGGCGATCGACTCCGGTGCTTCCGACTACGTCACCAAGCCGGTCGATCCCGACTATCTGCTGTCGGTGATGGAGCAGTGGATGCGCGGCAAGTGATCGCCGGGAGGGCGGAAGGACAACGATCGCTGACTCACTGTGCCCGATGCGGTGTGGGAGGGCGGTGAACGGGGAACCTTCTGCTCTCCCACCACGTTTCTGCTTCGTGCACAGTGACATCTTGGTGACAGGGTGTGGCGATCTCGGGACTGGGGCTACGATGACCGGCACAAGGACGGACGGCGCAAGGATGCCGTCCTCTGGGGCGGGGCCCGGCGCACAGGCCGGAGCCCGGAGCCGGGGAGGCCCCATGCCGGGGCGAGGAGGACAGGGCATGGTGCAGAAGGCCAAGATCCTCCTGGTCGACGACCGGCCGGAGAATCTGCTGGCGCTGGAGGCCATCCTCTCCGCGCTCGATCAGACACTGGTCCGGGCGTCGTCGGGGGAGGAAGCGCTCAAAGCGCTGCTGACGGACGATTTCGCGGTCATCCTGCTGGATGTCCAGATGCCGGGAATGGACGGATTCGAAACGGCCGCGCACATCAAGCGGCGGGAACGGACCCGGGACATCCCGATCATCTTCCTCACCGCGATCAATCACGGTCCGCACCACACGTTCCGCGGCTACGCGGCGGGTGCGGTCGACTACATCTCCAAGCCCTTCGACCCGTGGGTGCTGCGGGCCAAGGTCTCGGTCTTCGTGGAGCTGTACACGAAGAACTGCCAACTGCGGGAGCAGGCGGCCCTGCTGCGGCTCCAGCTGGAAGGCGGCAGCTCCGGCGGCGTGGACGCGAGCAAGGAGACGGCCGGACTGCTGGCCGAGCTCTCCGCCCGCCTCGCGGCGGTCGAGGAGCAGGCCGAGGCACTGACCAAGCAGCTCGGCGAGGATTCGGCCGACGCCGGCGTGGTGGCGACCGCGGCGCACCTGGAGCGCAAACTCACCGGACTGCGGCGGGCACTCGACGCGCTGGAGCCGGGGACCGCCGGAGGGGCTCCGGCCCTGCCCGCGCAGAACTGACCGTACGGGGGTCGGTACTGGCGGCGCGTCAAAGCGCCTACGGAGCCGACGACACGAACGGGTGAAGGGGTGGGCACGCGTGTCCACCGGCGTGCGCACCGGTAACCTCGGCCCCATGGCCTCACGTACGTCCGGTAAGGGTTCCCAGAGCACGGCGGGCACCGCGAAGGGCCGCACCGGCCGTACGGCGGCGCCGGCGAAGAAGGCCGCGCCGGCGCGCAGGCCCGCGGCGAAGAAGCCCGCGGCCGCCAAGCGCGCCCCGGCCAAGAAGGCCGTGGCCAAGCCCGCGCCTTCCCCGACCGGGGGCGTGGTGCGGTTGGTGCGCGCGCTCTGGCTCGGCTGCGCGCACGCGGTCGGCGCCGTCTTCCGCGGGATCGGCCAGGGGGCCAAGAACCTCGACCCCGCTCACCGCAAGGACGGCGTGGCCCTGCTGCTGCTCGCCCTCGCGCTGATCGTCGCCGCCGGTACCTGGTCGAACCTGAGCGGTCCCGTCGGGGATCTGGTCACGATGCTGATCACCGGTCTCTTCGGGCGGCTGGATCTGCTCGTCCCGATCCTGCTCGGCGTCATGGCGGTCCGTTTCATCCGCCATCCCGAGCAGACCGATGCCAACGGCCGCATCGGCATCGGGCTGTCGGCCCTCGTCATCGGCGTCCTGGGCCTGGTCCACATCGCCTGCGGGGCGCCCGGCCGGGACGAGGGCACCACCGCGATGCAGAACGCGGGCGGGCTCATCGGCTGGGGCGCCTCCAAGCCGCTGATCTTCACCATGGGCGCGCCGCTGGCCGTGCCCATGCTGGTGCTGCTCACGATCTTCGGCCTGCTCGTGGTCACCGCGACCCCGGTCAACGCGATCCCGCAGCGGCTGCGCAGGCTCGGCATCCGGCTCGGGATCATCGCCCCGAACGAGTACGACGAGGGCTACGGCGAGGACGAGGGCGTCGCCGGCGAGCGGCACGACCCGGAGCGGTGGCGGGCCCGTGGTGCGGTGGGCGAGGGCCCCGGCGACCCGGTGGACGAGGCCGAGGAAGAGGCGT comes from Streptomyces virginiae and encodes:
- a CDS encoding HAMP domain-containing protein, producing the protein MESGAAVRRTGTRPKGGRSRRSGTTEVDTAALNRLLTALVSMRDGNFRKRLTVSGEGVMAEIAAVYNEVADRNLHLTGELSRVRRMVGREGKLSERLETGACEGSWAAAIDASNQLVDDLARPVSEVGRVLSAVAEGDLDQRMDLRTQAAEGAGHPLRGEFLKVGRTVNNLVDQLSAFTDEVTRVALEVGTEGKLGGQAQVRGMSGSWKDLTDSVNTMAYRLTAQVRDIALVTTAVAKGDLSRKVTVHVAGEMLQLKNTVNTMVDQLSSFSSEVTRVAREVGTEGELGGQAKVPGVAGVWKDLTDSVNTMAGNLTAQVRGIAQVTTAVANGDLSQKVRVSARGEVAQLAETINQMTETLRTFADEVTRVASEVGAKGLLGGQAQVPGAAGTWKDLTDSVNTVFRNLTTQVRDIAQVTTAVANGDLSQKVTVDVAGEMLELKNTVNTMVDQLSSFGAEVTRVAREVGVEGELGGQAQVPGAAGTWKDLTDSVNTAFRNLTGQVRNIAQVTTAVANGDLSQKVTVDVSGEMLQLKNTVNTMVDQLSSFADQVTRMARDVGTEGRLGGQARVEGVSGTWKELTDSVNFMAGNLTSQVRQIAQVTTAVARGDLSQKIDVDARGEILELKNTINTMVDQLSAFAEQVTRVARDVGTEGRLGGQAQVPGVAGVWRDLTDSVNGMAGNLTSQVRNIAQVATAVARGDLSQKIDVDARGEILELKNTLNTMVDQLSNFAEQVTRVAREVGTEGILGGQAEVKGVSGTWKDLTQSVNFMANNLTSQVRNIAEVTTAVAMGDLSKKITVDAKGEILELVTTVNTMVDQLSSFAEQVTRVAREVGSEGILGGQARVRGVTGIWKDLTDNVNLMANNLTSQVRNISQVSAAVANGDLTKKVTVEARGEVAQLADTVNTMVKTLSSFADEVTRVAREVGTEGRLGGQAHVPGVSGTWKDLTDSVNFMASNLTGQVRQIAMVTTAIAKGDMTKKIDIDARGEILELKTTINTMVDQLSSFADQVTRVAREVGTEGILGGQARVRDVDGTWRDLTESVNEMAGNLTRQVRAIAAVATAVTRGDLNLKIDVDAAGEIQVLQDNINTMIANLRDTTLANKEQDWLKGNLARISALMQGRRELDDVASLIMSELTPVVSAQHGAFFLALPAGGTTEIGTEGGADGSYELRMRGSYAYAGGQMPISFRPGEGLIGAVAEEKRMILVENTPPGYLKISSGLGEAPPAHVIVLPVLFEGKVLGVIELASFTPFTQIQKDFLSQIAEMIGTSVNTISVNSKTEMLLKQSQEMTEQLRERSDELENRQKALQAANAELEEKAELLAQQNRDIEVKNTEIEEARQVLEERAEQLAVSMRYKSEFLANMSHELRTPLNSLLILAKLLADNAEGNLSPKQVEFAETIHGAGSDLLQLINDILDLSKVEAGKMDVSPTRIALVQLVDYVEATFRPLTAEKGLDFSVRVSPELPATLHTDEQRLLQVLRNLLSNAVKFTDTGAVELVIRPAGADVPTAIREQLLEAGSLREADADLIAFSVTDTGIGIAASKMLVIFEAFKQADGTTSRKYGGTGLGLSISREIARLLGGEIHAASEPGRGSTFTLYLPLHPSELPPQGYAPPTPGGARGELYRRSLDGGRPSLPGSQAGPAAVPSVQAQPVRPALSAAEPAGQGQGGGAALFRRRRKAASDLEPRTAVPGQPNVVGAEDGWGSAEDELPVVPRTYDFHGERVLIVDDDVRNVFALTSVLEQHGLAVLYAENGREGIEVLEQHDDVTVVLMDIMMPEMDGYATTSAIRRMPQFAGLPIIALTAKAMKGDREKAIDSGASDYVTKPVDPDYLLSVMEQWMRGK
- a CDS encoding response regulator; protein product: MVQKAKILLVDDRPENLLALEAILSALDQTLVRASSGEEALKALLTDDFAVILLDVQMPGMDGFETAAHIKRRERTRDIPIIFLTAINHGPHHTFRGYAAGAVDYISKPFDPWVLRAKVSVFVELYTKNCQLREQAALLRLQLEGGSSGGVDASKETAGLLAELSARLAAVEEQAEALTKQLGEDSADAGVVATAAHLERKLTGLRRALDALEPGTAGGAPALPAQN